One window of the Vigna radiata var. radiata cultivar VC1973A chromosome 1, Vradiata_ver6, whole genome shotgun sequence genome contains the following:
- the LOC106773131 gene encoding uncharacterized protein LOC106773131 isoform X1 translates to MLPLKLMLDQQHLLVVHMDNLGLIKLLGAKRLLVPEAQVNVCNAVMKYLKRLALRTLRLVKQMQRQNHEKLSVGKSMPLSFTLQVFLSSFIVDFKMDXLPGCQEF, encoded by the exons ATGCTCCCTCTGAAGCTGATGCTGGACCAACAACATCTATTAGTTGTCCACATGGACAACTTAGGCCTGATCAAGCTGTTGGGGGCCAAGCGGTTGCTTGTTCCTGAG GCTCAAGTGAATGTTTGCAATGCCGTGATGAAATATCTAAAGAGGCTTGCTTTGAGGACTCTGAG ATTAGTAAAACAAATGCAACGACAAAATCATGAGAAGTTATCTGTTGGTAAAAGTATGCCACTTTCTTTTACATTGCAAGTATTTCTTAGTTCTTTCATCGTGGATTTTAAAATGGACAANTTACCTGGCTGTCAAGAATTCTGA
- the LOC106773131 gene encoding uncharacterized protein LOC106773131 isoform X3: MLPLKLMLDQQHLLVVHMDNLGLIKLLGAKRLLVPEAQVNVCNAVMKYLKRLALRTLRLVKQMQRQNHEKLSVGKRQTLG; encoded by the exons ATGCTCCCTCTGAAGCTGATGCTGGACCAACAACATCTATTAGTTGTCCACATGGACAACTTAGGCCTGATCAAGCTGTTGGGGGCCAAGCGGTTGCTTGTTCCTGAG GCTCAAGTGAATGTTTGCAATGCCGTGATGAAATATCTAAAGAGGCTTGCTTTGAGGACTCTGAG ATTAGTAAAACAAATGCAACGACAAAATCATGAGAAGTTATCTGTTGGTAAAA